A single region of the Chitinophaga niabensis genome encodes:
- a CDS encoding family 78 glycoside hydrolase catalytic domain, producing MRRKILFTLFIIISSVQSYAQQAAPEGLMCDLLAYTDQQYVNGYPVQPVRNFSGGQYVRIANRQPAFSWAIGGAPVQQTAYRILVSDNPENQGNVWDSKKVTSAQSAGVVYAGKALQPNTTYYWMVQIWDEKDKESRFSTPAVFFTDSVMVDYATAKYPLQKTDQFPVSVHAGRIDFGKAAFGQLKLRLSAKGDGDTVTVHLGEVINADGSINRKPGGSMRYQAYRLPLRAGTHTYQVYIRPDMRNTGAQAIKMPAYIGEVLPFRYCEVEGYAGTLQATDVIRSAVNYPFNDAAAEFQSADTILNAVWDICKYSMKATSFAGVFVDGDRERIPYEADAYINQLGYYATDREYSLARSSHEYLLYHATWPTEWILQSVLMAYNDYLYTGDIRSARYNYTTLKAKLLMALEDSSGLISTRTGRQTTELLQSIHFNGKELRDIVDWPHKGILGLGNEEGGETDGFVFTNHNAVVNAYYYKALRDMQVMAAALGNKADESMLAARAEQVKKAFRKLFWDTKRKVVLDGSGTTHASLHANMFALVFGLVEEQHRKAVGDFIRSRGMACSVYGSQFLMDAVYDAGDDQYGLSLLNSQALRSWYNMIRAGSTITMEAWDNKYKPNQDWNHAWGAVPANIIPRKLMGIEPVAPGWTACRIKPQLGDLPWAKIKVPTIKGNILAAYEQSPGRLVMKITIPSNTTAQVVLPAKLTQQKFTVLMDGKAIKPSGSKGAYFLPDVRGEHEIIINQER from the coding sequence ATGCGCAGGAAGATCCTTTTTACACTCTTTATCATTATTAGTTCAGTACAAAGTTATGCCCAGCAGGCTGCTCCTGAGGGATTGATGTGTGATCTGCTGGCTTATACAGATCAACAGTATGTGAATGGGTATCCTGTGCAACCGGTCAGGAATTTTTCCGGCGGGCAGTATGTTCGCATCGCGAACCGCCAGCCTGCTTTCAGCTGGGCTATTGGCGGAGCGCCGGTACAACAGACGGCTTACAGGATACTGGTTTCGGACAACCCGGAAAACCAGGGGAATGTATGGGACTCCAAAAAAGTAACATCCGCACAGTCTGCCGGAGTTGTATATGCCGGTAAAGCATTGCAGCCGAACACGACCTATTACTGGATGGTACAGATCTGGGATGAAAAGGACAAAGAGAGCAGATTTTCTACGCCTGCTGTATTTTTTACGGATTCCGTGATGGTAGATTATGCTACGGCAAAATATCCTTTGCAGAAAACAGATCAGTTCCCGGTGTCTGTTCATGCCGGCCGCATAGATTTTGGTAAAGCGGCTTTCGGGCAGTTGAAATTACGCCTGTCTGCCAAAGGAGATGGAGATACCGTAACAGTGCATTTGGGTGAAGTAATAAATGCAGATGGCAGTATTAACCGGAAACCAGGAGGCAGTATGCGTTACCAGGCATACCGTTTGCCTTTGCGTGCAGGCACGCATACATACCAGGTATACATCAGGCCGGATATGCGCAACACCGGCGCACAGGCTATCAAGATGCCGGCTTATATCGGAGAGGTATTGCCTTTCAGGTATTGCGAGGTGGAAGGATATGCAGGTACTTTACAAGCTACCGATGTTATCCGCTCCGCAGTGAATTATCCTTTTAATGATGCGGCAGCTGAGTTTCAAAGTGCTGATACTATCCTGAATGCAGTATGGGATATATGTAAATACAGCATGAAGGCCACTTCCTTTGCCGGTGTTTTTGTTGATGGCGACAGGGAGCGTATCCCTTATGAGGCCGATGCTTATATCAACCAGTTGGGATATTATGCTACAGACCGGGAGTATAGCCTGGCCCGTAGTTCACATGAATACCTCCTGTATCATGCCACCTGGCCCACAGAGTGGATCCTGCAATCTGTATTAATGGCCTATAACGATTACCTCTATACGGGCGATATCCGTTCTGCCCGGTATAATTATACAACGCTGAAAGCAAAGCTGCTGATGGCACTGGAAGATTCCAGCGGACTGATCAGTACCCGCACGGGCAGGCAAACCACGGAACTCCTGCAATCTATTCACTTTAATGGTAAGGAGCTGAGGGATATTGTAGACTGGCCGCATAAAGGCATCTTAGGATTGGGTAATGAAGAAGGCGGTGAAACAGATGGTTTCGTGTTCACCAATCATAACGCTGTAGTGAATGCATACTATTATAAAGCATTACGCGATATGCAGGTAATGGCCGCCGCCTTGGGTAACAAAGCAGATGAAAGTATGTTGGCCGCACGTGCAGAGCAGGTGAAAAAAGCATTCCGCAAATTGTTCTGGGACACAAAACGAAAAGTAGTACTGGATGGAAGCGGTACCACACACGCTTCCCTGCATGCCAATATGTTCGCGTTGGTTTTCGGATTAGTGGAAGAGCAGCACCGGAAAGCAGTAGGCGATTTCATCCGCTCCCGTGGCATGGCTTGCAGTGTGTATGGCAGCCAGTTCCTGATGGATGCGGTGTATGATGCAGGAGATGATCAATACGGACTTTCCCTCTTGAATTCACAGGCATTACGCAGCTGGTATAACATGATCCGTGCCGGCAGCACTATAACCATGGAAGCATGGGACAACAAATACAAACCTAACCAGGACTGGAACCACGCATGGGGCGCCGTGCCTGCCAATATCATTCCCCGTAAGCTGATGGGCATAGAGCCGGTGGCGCCGGGATGGACTGCATGCAGGATAAAACCACAGCTGGGTGATCTGCCCTGGGCTAAAATAAAAGTACCCACTATCAAAGGAAACATCCTTGCAGCATATGAACAATCTCCCGGCAGGCTGGTGATGAAGATCACCATCCCTTCCAATACTACTGCACAGGTAGTATTACCTGCAAAACTTACACAGCAAAAGTTCACCGTTCTGATGGATGGTAAGGCTATCAAACCTTCCGGCTCCAAAGGCGCATATTTTCTCCCGGATGTGCGTGGTGAACATGAAATAATCATTAACCAGGAAAGATGA
- a CDS encoding RagB/SusD family nutrient uptake outer membrane protein yields MKKIIHHHYTTWALLLLLSGIVSCKSDKDFLMEKPTTFYTVENAYSTSAQIDQSLIAIYSQLRDLWANPAEEGWIFVFRGNGTDMYDVASIRRGSTFNNYGLINPDNGTFFNFYSTWYQLIAKANLAIWAADLPQISWATPADKAYALAQARFFRAFAYRNLGEIFGGVPIVTQPTTVPQYNFKRSTRVETYQFAIDELLAVENDLPVTTTAGGRLVRGAAQHNLCELYLALGTQLAAEAKTTEANAAFAQSIAYGNKVIDGGTFSLMKNRFGARSTEAQGNVYWDLFQEKNVNYQDGNKECIWAIQIDYAAYRAEDGKSKLPYSRTYSPVFRDGAKDHLTGTAENVGGRGIAQMIPTMYTRDDIYAGQWATDMRNSDIVFRRNFIGNVPSSPYFGQVVPWNVMYNGSADPVTNMNNRSLCYPVSCKIATDKYTGIADGENMSNLFRDDYFIRLSETILLRAEAKQRSGNKQGAADDVNLLRDRAACTYRVTAADMDDNFNLILDERARELVYEECRWNTLLRMGGTIAVDRIKKYAYWPEAKATLTFNYNLWPIPQTVIDTNKDEKLEQNPGWQR; encoded by the coding sequence ATGAAAAAGATCATTCATCATCATTATACTACCTGGGCATTGTTGCTATTGTTGTCTGGGATCGTAAGCTGTAAATCCGATAAGGATTTCCTTATGGAAAAACCGACCACCTTCTACACGGTTGAAAATGCCTACTCCACTTCTGCCCAGATAGACCAGTCACTAATAGCCATCTATTCCCAGCTGCGGGACCTTTGGGCAAACCCTGCTGAAGAAGGCTGGATCTTTGTGTTCCGTGGAAACGGAACGGATATGTACGATGTGGCCAGTATCAGAAGAGGATCTACTTTCAATAACTATGGCCTCATCAATCCGGATAACGGTACTTTCTTTAATTTTTACAGCACCTGGTACCAATTGATCGCCAAAGCCAACCTGGCGATATGGGCGGCAGACCTTCCTCAGATCTCATGGGCTACGCCGGCTGATAAGGCTTATGCTTTAGCGCAGGCCAGGTTCTTCCGCGCATTTGCCTACCGTAACCTGGGAGAGATCTTTGGTGGTGTACCTATTGTAACACAACCAACCACTGTGCCACAGTATAATTTTAAAAGATCTACCCGCGTAGAAACTTACCAGTTTGCTATTGATGAACTGCTGGCTGTTGAAAACGACCTTCCTGTTACAACAACCGCAGGCGGCCGTTTAGTAAGAGGCGCCGCACAGCATAACCTTTGCGAGCTCTATCTTGCCCTGGGTACACAACTGGCAGCAGAGGCAAAAACAACAGAAGCCAATGCTGCATTTGCACAATCCATCGCTTATGGCAACAAGGTGATAGACGGTGGTACCTTCTCCCTGATGAAGAACCGCTTTGGTGCAAGAAGTACAGAAGCGCAGGGTAATGTGTACTGGGACCTTTTCCAGGAAAAGAACGTGAACTATCAGGATGGTAATAAAGAATGCATCTGGGCCATACAGATCGATTATGCAGCGTATAGAGCAGAAGATGGTAAATCCAAACTCCCTTATTCCCGTACTTATAGTCCTGTTTTCCGTGATGGTGCCAAAGACCACCTCACCGGAACAGCAGAGAATGTAGGAGGAAGGGGGATTGCTCAGATGATACCTACCATGTACACCCGCGATGACATATATGCGGGGCAATGGGCAACAGATATGCGCAATTCAGATATCGTATTCCGCAGGAACTTTATCGGCAACGTGCCTTCTTCTCCTTACTTCGGTCAGGTTGTTCCCTGGAACGTGATGTATAACGGCAGTGCGGACCCGGTAACTAATATGAACAACAGAAGCCTTTGCTATCCTGTATCCTGCAAGATCGCCACAGATAAGTACACTGGGATAGCTGATGGAGAGAACATGAGCAATCTGTTCAGGGACGATTATTTTATCCGCCTGTCTGAAACCATCCTCCTGCGTGCGGAAGCCAAACAACGCAGCGGAAATAAACAAGGGGCGGCTGACGACGTGAATTTGCTGAGGGACCGTGCTGCCTGTACATACAGAGTAACGGCGGCGGATATGGATGATAACTTCAATCTTATTCTGGACGAACGTGCCCGTGAACTGGTGTATGAGGAGTGCCGCTGGAATACTTTGCTGCGGATGGGTGGAACCATTGCAGTTGACCGTATTAAAAAATACGCATACTGGCCTGAAGCAAAGGCAACACTTACTTTCAATTATAACCTGTGGCCTATCCCGCAAACCGTCATCGATACCAATAAAGATGAGAAGCTGGAGCAAAATCCGGGCTGGCAGCGATAA